The Tenrec ecaudatus isolate mTenEca1 chromosome 14, mTenEca1.hap1, whole genome shotgun sequence genome contains a region encoding:
- the NDRG2 gene encoding protein NDRG2 isoform X1 has translation MAELQDVQITEEKPLLPGQTPALAKEAELAARILLDQGQTHSVETPYGSVNFTVYGTPKPKRPAILTYHDVGLNYKTCFQPLFQFGDMQEIIQNFVRVHVDAPGMEEGAPVFPLGYQYPSLDQLADMIPCILQYLNFSTIIGVGVGAGAYILSRYALTHPDTVEGLVLINIDPNAKGWMDWAAHKLTGLTSSIPEMILGHLFSQEELSGNSELVQKYRNIVTHAPNLENIELYWNSYNNRRDLNFERGGDVTLKCPVMLVVGDQAPHEDAVVECNSKLDPTQTSFLKMADSGGQPQLTQPGKLTEAFKYFLQGMGYMASSCMTRLSRSRTASLTSAASIDGNRSRSRTLSQSSESGTLPSGPPGHTMEVSC, from the exons ATGGCGGAGCTGCAGGACGTGCAGatcactgaggagaagccccTGTTGCCAGGGCAGACGCCGGCCCTGGCCAAA GAGGCTGAGTTAGCTGCCCGAATCCTCCTGGACCAGGGACAG ACTCACTCAGTGGAGACACCTTACGGCTCAGTCAATTTTACTGTCTATGGCACCCCCAAGCCCAAACGCCCAGCGATACTCACCTACCACGACGTGGGACTCAACT ATAAGACCTGCTTCCAGCCGCTGTTTCAATTTGGGGATATGCAGGAAATCATTCAGAACTTCGTGCGGGTTCATGTGGATGCCCCTGGAATGGAAGAGGGGGCTCCTGTGTTCCCTTTGGG GTATCAGTACCCATCTCTGGACCAGCTTGCAGACATGATCCCTTGCATCCTACAATACTTAAA TTTCTCTACCATAATCGGAGTTGGTGTGGGAGCTGGAGCCTACATCCTGTCACGATATGCT ctgacccacccagacaCAGTGGAGGGCCTGGTCCTCATCAACATTGATCCCAATGCCAAGGGCTGGATGGATTGGGCAGCCCACAAG TTAACCGGCCTCACCTCTTCCATTCCGGAGATGATCCTCGGACATCTCTTCAGCCAG gaagaaCTGTCTGGCAATTCTGAGTTGGTACAAAAGTATCGAAATATTGTCACGCATGCACCCAACCTGGAGAACATTGAACTGTATTGGAATAGCTACAACAA CCGCCGAGACCTGAACTTTGAGCGTGGAGGGGATGTCACCCTCAA GTGTCCTGTGATGCTGGTGGTAGGAGACCAAGCACCTCACGAAGATGCCGTG GTGGAATGCAACTCAAAACTGGACCCCACTCAGACCTCTTTCCTCAAG ATGGCTGACTCTGGAGGTCAACCCCAGTTGACTCAG CCTGGCAAGCTGACTGAAGCCTTCAAGTATTTCCTGCAAGGCATGGGCTACA TGGCCTCTTCCTGCATGACTCGCCTGTCCCGGTCGCGCACCGCCTCCCTGACCAGTGCGGCGTCCATCGATGGCAACCGCTCCCGCTCTCGCACCCTGTCCCAGAGCAGCGAGTCTGGGACTCTCCCTTCAGGGCCTCCAGGGCACACCATGGAGGTCTCCTGCTGA
- the NDRG2 gene encoding protein NDRG2 isoform X2, translated as MAELQDVQITEEKPLLPGQTPALAKTHSVETPYGSVNFTVYGTPKPKRPAILTYHDVGLNYKTCFQPLFQFGDMQEIIQNFVRVHVDAPGMEEGAPVFPLGYQYPSLDQLADMIPCILQYLNFSTIIGVGVGAGAYILSRYALTHPDTVEGLVLINIDPNAKGWMDWAAHKLTGLTSSIPEMILGHLFSQEELSGNSELVQKYRNIVTHAPNLENIELYWNSYNNRRDLNFERGGDVTLKCPVMLVVGDQAPHEDAVVECNSKLDPTQTSFLKMADSGGQPQLTQPGKLTEAFKYFLQGMGYMASSCMTRLSRSRTASLTSAASIDGNRSRSRTLSQSSESGTLPSGPPGHTMEVSC; from the exons ATGGCGGAGCTGCAGGACGTGCAGatcactgaggagaagccccTGTTGCCAGGGCAGACGCCGGCCCTGGCCAAA ACTCACTCAGTGGAGACACCTTACGGCTCAGTCAATTTTACTGTCTATGGCACCCCCAAGCCCAAACGCCCAGCGATACTCACCTACCACGACGTGGGACTCAACT ATAAGACCTGCTTCCAGCCGCTGTTTCAATTTGGGGATATGCAGGAAATCATTCAGAACTTCGTGCGGGTTCATGTGGATGCCCCTGGAATGGAAGAGGGGGCTCCTGTGTTCCCTTTGGG GTATCAGTACCCATCTCTGGACCAGCTTGCAGACATGATCCCTTGCATCCTACAATACTTAAA TTTCTCTACCATAATCGGAGTTGGTGTGGGAGCTGGAGCCTACATCCTGTCACGATATGCT ctgacccacccagacaCAGTGGAGGGCCTGGTCCTCATCAACATTGATCCCAATGCCAAGGGCTGGATGGATTGGGCAGCCCACAAG TTAACCGGCCTCACCTCTTCCATTCCGGAGATGATCCTCGGACATCTCTTCAGCCAG gaagaaCTGTCTGGCAATTCTGAGTTGGTACAAAAGTATCGAAATATTGTCACGCATGCACCCAACCTGGAGAACATTGAACTGTATTGGAATAGCTACAACAA CCGCCGAGACCTGAACTTTGAGCGTGGAGGGGATGTCACCCTCAA GTGTCCTGTGATGCTGGTGGTAGGAGACCAAGCACCTCACGAAGATGCCGTG GTGGAATGCAACTCAAAACTGGACCCCACTCAGACCTCTTTCCTCAAG ATGGCTGACTCTGGAGGTCAACCCCAGTTGACTCAG CCTGGCAAGCTGACTGAAGCCTTCAAGTATTTCCTGCAAGGCATGGGCTACA TGGCCTCTTCCTGCATGACTCGCCTGTCCCGGTCGCGCACCGCCTCCCTGACCAGTGCGGCGTCCATCGATGGCAACCGCTCCCGCTCTCGCACCCTGTCCCAGAGCAGCGAGTCTGGGACTCTCCCTTCAGGGCCTCCAGGGCACACCATGGAGGTCTCCTGCTGA